One Salmo salar chromosome ssa01, Ssal_v3.1, whole genome shotgun sequence DNA window includes the following coding sequences:
- the LOC106612941 gene encoding uncharacterized protein isoform X4: protein MKPSQPRGCLSNPNTHPLPNRVLPLTSAGLDPVRAKPSPGPHPPQPPGVHHQASGGGGGDEAKDVKANLTNPLTKKIQPSLKPQPSHSPVTLNPSRSMTVDPRVGTGTGNSDVGSSSAPFTAGLPLQSTPQYTAGDDRKDTMRNGCPLSHTMCSPVNPQQSGGSLDHRGTTETSKLFTSVGTKSLPQKRGRNTDLEERTRGEEMANKKLRPEDYRPDSGPAPICTSHPPYGTASPSYLKKVFMKNSLNSGPILSLKERLTPKKTEGGMARGMDIVPTSPLPTPKPARQLFNNRGQPPCRNSVRENSNPQCRYSGMNHQSGNPQSVYSGSIQSGHPANLPVKSASRGECSRGKEGRARAPESRGREPTGRTDRRTPKPVSRSHSSYSNCSSSLRHLGLAQNRNVTRPRGTSALLDDLHDLFTPDPITSSLSKAAMTFSPSPQRGVGSPSVHKVLVSGVSATGCGASKRLRPTSVTSPREIPQISPSERISGPNIFPCKVAAVDPSKLLLGPNIYSPSFLRLESCGTDLTKLQTASYRTITSTSSGKPSSPKDESVTMEDVASKLKTSPTFPAVRLFADKSVKTEAGTRSPGIPSAGLESPMDEHANLKNESSGLKTIPLSASAKTLCKDESFNMETAVFKASTSSPFLPSPTSRLDRKGEGEKRKEGDQKSLSFLEEGEKRSKIDNPQKSLTFLEEDPLDVELGLGLDLGLELELSQASSSSSSEDELPSLQQILDRTARPPDTPEKGTFTAPSTPVGPRHHSQLPVTSKAKPTSYRNNLDEMLKEKESIQRSKEMETKLRLSCEENLLRLAEEEEEDESTENMETAISHQQREFLQRFSVVSSAIRDLHPGEAMFSLDNFGRLFNQHTLQLRHCNVSPRDTAQKTLLWSTPDQFRSHVSSELIQRAYRSSPCPPQVARWLFQMVSVHSDKLTCHQVLKALKDIACSAAEHMMLNKNERFEVWVPSVGDVTLVFMNMGVPFVTLFPLENLQPSFTEGDLLEGLQISTESLSSKKEISTFPEHNFDSVIKYLSQCTSLCPRAYSDGELLLLLTVVSRVGLDTQLTLQPTEHLRSLLRNLISSIRDWDIMLPRICMSLIDLSDNHHNLRWLVQLLPDNIRGKQLRRHLSLSAISKLLNIRCTYRPSNTEFQLSDLRRYLPRMRPSSLLRGLATSFRRSQNPHREREEEEEDCASLDQQAYYLCYSLLALANEATNFEFFPPEQKNQLLLLCAELEKHIKCDIRESEKMLYRSKVKDFVARIYTKWQVLVQRTRPLQGKLYDYWQPLPEDAVSSSQESKHSQREREEEREDEETVMELEGEVVEGEDEKRIAENALAMEDERRETPEKYLAMEDEEGKVVKGEEDEEERIAEKALAMEDERGETPEKYFAMEEEKEILGGEEKLLKMDELEEERMELTLEESGEEQKMEDMEEKRTEVKAEERVTEKREAAVEEGRKGQTEGEIEERGNLEKDSEMEEKGEE from the exons ATGAAACCCTCTCAGCCCCGCGGATGCCTGTCCAACCCGAACACGCACCCCCTGCCAAATCGAGTGCTACCCTTGACCAGCGCAGGACTGGACCCAGTGAGGGCCAAGCCCTCTCCTGGACCTCACCCTCCACAACCGCCAGGGGTGCACCACCAAGCTTCCGGGGGTGGAGGTGGGGATGAAGCCAAGGATGTCAAGGCCAACTTAACAAACCCCCTCACCAAGAAGATACAGCCTTCCCTCAAACCCCAGCCCTCCCACAGCCCTGTGACCCTTAACCCCTCTAGGAGTATGACCGTTGACCCTAGGGTTGGTACGGGAACAGGCAACAGTGATGTTGGGAGCTCTAGTGCTCCGTTTACTGCTGGCTTGCCCCTCCAGTCTACCCCCCAGTACACAGCAGGTGACGACAGGAAGGACACAATGAGGAACGGTTGCCCACTGTCACACACCATGTGTAGCCCTGTCAATCCACAGCAG AGTGGTGGTTCCCTGGACCACAGAGGAACCACTGAAACTAGCAAACTGTTCACTTCAG TAGGCACCAAATCCCTGCCGCAGAagagaggtagaaacacagacttggaggagagaacgagaggggaGGAAATGGCCAATAAGAAACTGCGTCCGGAGGACTATAGGCCAGACTCAGGCCCAGCCCCTATCTGTACCAGTCACCCACCCTATGGAACAGCCAG cccatCCTACCTGAAGAAGGTCTTCATGAAAAACAGTCTGAACTCAGGTCCTATTCTGAGTTTGAAGGAGCGTCTCACCCCTAAGaagacggagggagggatggcGAGAGGGATGGACATTGTCCCTACCTCTCCACTCCCCACACCCAAGCCTGCGAGGCAGCTCTTTAACAACCGAGGACAACCACCATGCAGGAACAGTGTGAGGGAGAATAGCAATCCTCAGTGTAGATACAGTGGAATGAATCACCAATCTGGCAACCCTCAATCTGTTTATAGTGGTAGTATCCAATCCGGTCACCCAGCGAACTTGCCTGTCAAAAGTGCTAGTAGAGGAGAATGCAGCAGAGGGAAAGAGGGCAGAGCAAGAGCGCcagagagtagaggaagagaacCGACAGGTCGCACCGACAGAAGAACCCCCAAACCTGTCTCGAGGTCTCACAGCTCATACTCCAACTGCTCTAGTTCTCTGCGCCATCTCGGATTGGCACAGAACCGAAACGTCACTCGCCCCCGGGGAACGTCGGCCTTGTTGGATGACCTGCACGACCTTTTCACTCCTGACCCCATAACCTCTAGCCTGTCTAAAGCAGCGATGACCTTTTCCCCCAGTCCCCAGAGAGGAGTCGGGTCGCCCTCTGTACACAAGGTTCTTGTGTCTGGTGTGTCGGCTACAGGCTGTGGTGCTTCTAAAAGACTGCGGCCCACCTCTGTAACAAGCCCCAGAGAAATCCCCCAAATCTCCCCCTCGGAGCGAATCTCTGGCCCCAATATCTTTCCCTGTAAGGTAGCGGCAGTGGACCCCTCTAAACTACTCCTGGGCCCTAACATCTACTCTCCCTCTTTTTTAAGGCTGGAGTCGTGCGGGACTGACTTGACTAAATTACAGACCGCCTCGTACAGGACCATCACCAGCACTTCCTCAGGGAAGCCCTCATCCCCTAAGGATGAGTCTGTTACGATGGAGGATGTCGCGTCCAAACTGAAAACGAGTCCTACTTTTCCCGCTGTGAGACTGTTTGCGGATAAGTCTGTTAAGACAGAGGCAGGAACCAGATCTCCTGGTATTCCTTCAGCAGGGTTGGAGTCACCTATGGATGAGCATGCCAACCTCAAGAATGAGTCTTCCGGCCTGAAAACTATCCCCCTCTCAGCCTCCGCAAAGACCTTGTGTAAGGACGAGTCGTTTAACATGGAGACTGCAGTCTTCAAAGCCAGCACcagctctcccttccttccttctcccaCCTCACGACTGGACCGAAAAGGAGAGGGTGaaaagaggaaggaaggagaccAGAAGAGTTTATCATTCCTTGAGGAAGGAGAAAAAAGAAGCAAGATAGATAATCCCCAGAAAAGTCTAACATTTCTGGAGGAGGACCCTCTGGATGTGGAGCTGGGCCTAGGCCTCGACCTGGGGCTAGAGTTGGAGCTATCCcaggccagcagcagcagcagcagtgaggACGAGCTGCCATCCCTGCAGCAGATCCTGGACCGTACCGCCCGGCCCCCAGACACCCCAGAGAAAGGAACCTTCACTGCACCCAGCACCCCTGTTGGGCCCCGACACCACAGCCAGCTG CCTGTGACGTCTAAAGCCAAACCCACGAGTTACAGGAACAACCTGGACGAGATGCTGAAGGAAAAAGAGAGCATTCAAAG GTCTAAGGAGATGGAGACCAAGCTGCGTCTGTCCTGTGAGGAGAACCTGCTGAGActagcggaggaggaggaggaggatgagagcacAGAGAACATGGAGACAGCCATCTCCCACCAGCAGAG GGAGTTCCTGCAGCGTTTCTCGGTGGTGTCCAGTGCCATCCGGGACCTGCACCCCGGCGAAGCGATGTTCAGCCTGGACAACTTTGGCCGTCTTTTCAATCAACACACACTGCAGCTGAGACACTGTAACGTCTCCCCTCGAGACACCGCACAGAAAACACTACTCTG GTCCACTCCAGACCAGTTCAGGTCCCATGTCAGTTCCGAGCTGATCCAGAGAGCCTACCGCTCCTCCCCCTGCCCACCCCAGGTGGCCCGTTGGCTCTTCCAG ATGGTGTCAGTCCACTCAGACAAGCTGACCTGTCATCAGGTACTAAAGGCCCTCAAAGATATTGCCTGCTCCGCTGCTGAACACATGATGCTGAATAAGAATGAGCGCTTTGAGGTGTGGGTGCCCAGTGTTGGAGACGTGACCCTGGTCTTCATGAACATGGGGGTTCCCTTCGTCACCCTGTTCCCCCTGGAGAACCTACAACCCTCCTTCACCGAGGGAGACCTGCT agAGGGCTTACAGATCAGCACAGAGAGCCTGTCCAGTAAGAAGGAGATCAGCACTTTCCCTGAACACAACTTTGATAGCGTCATCAAGTACCTGTCTCAGTGTACGTCGTTGTGCCCGCGGGCCTACAGTGACGGAGAATTGTTGTTACTCCTGACGGTGGTGAGCAGAGTGGGCTTGGACACGCAGCTCACCCTCCAGCCCACTGAGCACCTCCGCTCCCTACTGCGCAACCTGATCAGCAGCATCAGGGACTGGGACATCATG CTGCCCAGGATCTGCATGTCGCTGATTGACCTGAGTGATAACCACCACAACCTGCGCTGGTTGGTCCAGCTACTGCCAGACAACATTCGCGGCAAGCAACTCAGGAGACACCTCAGTTTGTCGGCCATCTCCAAGCTGCTGAACATCAGATGCACTTACAGGCCCTCCAACACAGAGTTCCAGCTGTCAGACCTGCGTCGGTACCTCCCCCGCATGCGCCCATCCTCACTCCTCAGGGGCCTGGCCACCTCCTTCAGAAGGAGTCAAaacccacacagagagagggaagaggaggaagaggactgtGCCTCTCTGGACCAGCAG GCTTACTACCTCTGCTACAGCCTCCTGGCCCTGGCTAATGAAGCCACCAACTTTGAGTTCTTCCCTCCGGAGCAGAAGAaccagttgttgttgctatgtGCTGAGCTGGAGAAACACATCAAGTGTGACATCAGGGAGAGTGAGAAGATGCTGTACAGAAGCAAG gtGAAGGACTTTGTAGCCAGGATCTACACCAAGTGGCAAGTGCTGGTCCAGAGAACCAGGCCTCTCCAG GGTaaactgtatgactactggcaGCCTCTGCCTGAGGACGCAGTGAGCAGCAGCCAGGAGAGCAAACACTCccaaagggagagagaagaggagagagaggatgaggagacagTCATGGAGTTGGAGGGAGAAGTGGTGGAAGGAGAAGACGAGAAGAGGATTGCAGAAAATGCTTTGGCCATGGAGGATGAA
- the LOC106612941 gene encoding uncharacterized protein isoform X2 → MLTCSVIMRKMQSEGNGRSIADYLSPKGSTVKDVIPLGLPGPKPSPAASYLQVTPMKPSQPRGCLSNPNTHPLPNRVLPLTSAGLDPVRAKPSPGPHPPQPPGVHHQASGGGGGDEAKDVKANLTNPLTKKIQPSLKPQPSHSPVTLNPSRSMTVDPRVGTGTGNSDVGSSSAPFTAGLPLQSTPQYTAGDDRKDTMRNGCPLSHTMCSPVNPQQSGGSLDHRGTTETSKLFTSGTKSLPQKRGRNTDLEERTRGEEMANKKLRPEDYRPDSGPAPICTSHPPYGTASPSYLKKVFMKNSLNSGPILSLKERLTPKKTEGGMARGMDIVPTSPLPTPKPARQLFNNRGQPPCRNSVRENSNPQCRYSGMNHQSGNPQSVYSGSIQSGHPANLPVKSASRGECSRGKEGRARAPESRGREPTGRTDRRTPKPVSRSHSSYSNCSSSLRHLGLAQNRNVTRPRGTSALLDDLHDLFTPDPITSSLSKAAMTFSPSPQRGVGSPSVHKVLVSGVSATGCGASKRLRPTSVTSPREIPQISPSERISGPNIFPCKVAAVDPSKLLLGPNIYSPSFLRLESCGTDLTKLQTASYRTITSTSSGKPSSPKDESVTMEDVASKLKTSPTFPAVRLFADKSVKTEAGTRSPGIPSAGLESPMDEHANLKNESSGLKTIPLSASAKTLCKDESFNMETAVFKASTSSPFLPSPTSRLDRKGEGEKRKEGDQKSLSFLEEGEKRSKIDNPQKSLTFLEEDPLDVELGLGLDLGLELELSQASSSSSSEDELPSLQQILDRTARPPDTPEKGTFTAPSTPVGPRHHSQLPVTSKAKPTSYRNNLDEMLKEKESIQRSKEMETKLRLSCEENLLRLAEEEEEDESTENMETAISHQQREFLQRFSVVSSAIRDLHPGEAMFSLDNFGRLFNQHTLQLRHCNVSPRDTAQKTLLWSTPDQFRSHVSSELIQRAYRSSPCPPQVARWLFQMVSVHSDKLTCHQVLKALKDIACSAAEHMMLNKNERFEVWVPSVGDVTLVFMNMGVPFVTLFPLENLQPSFTEGDLLEGLQISTESLSSKKEISTFPEHNFDSVIKYLSQCTSLCPRAYSDGELLLLLTVVSRVGLDTQLTLQPTEHLRSLLRNLISSIRDWDIMLPRICMSLIDLSDNHHNLRWLVQLLPDNIRGKQLRRHLSLSAISKLLNIRCTYRPSNTEFQLSDLRRYLPRMRPSSLLRGLATSFRRSQNPHREREEEEEDCASLDQQAYYLCYSLLALANEATNFEFFPPEQKNQLLLLCAELEKHIKCDIRESEKMLYRSKVKDFVARIYTKWQVLVQRTRPLQGKLYDYWQPLPEDAVSSSQESKHSQREREEEREDEETVMELEGEVVEGEDEKRIAENALAMEDERRETPEKYLAMEDEEGKVVKGEEDEEERIAEKALAMEDERGETPEKYFAMEEEKEILGGEEKLLKMDELEEERMELTLEESGEEQKMEDMEEKRTEVKAEERVTEKREAAVEEGRKGQTEGEIEERGNLEKDSEMEEKGEE, encoded by the exons ATGTTAACTTGTTCTGTCATAATGAGAAAAATGCAATCTGAAGGAaatgggag ATCAATTGCAGACTACTTGTCTCCAAAAGGCAGTACTG TCAAAGACGTCATCCCTCTGGGGTTGCCTGGTCCCAAACCCTCCCCGGCCGCCTCCTACCTCCAGGTGACCCCCATGAAACCCTCTCAGCCCCGCGGATGCCTGTCCAACCCGAACACGCACCCCCTGCCAAATCGAGTGCTACCCTTGACCAGCGCAGGACTGGACCCAGTGAGGGCCAAGCCCTCTCCTGGACCTCACCCTCCACAACCGCCAGGGGTGCACCACCAAGCTTCCGGGGGTGGAGGTGGGGATGAAGCCAAGGATGTCAAGGCCAACTTAACAAACCCCCTCACCAAGAAGATACAGCCTTCCCTCAAACCCCAGCCCTCCCACAGCCCTGTGACCCTTAACCCCTCTAGGAGTATGACCGTTGACCCTAGGGTTGGTACGGGAACAGGCAACAGTGATGTTGGGAGCTCTAGTGCTCCGTTTACTGCTGGCTTGCCCCTCCAGTCTACCCCCCAGTACACAGCAGGTGACGACAGGAAGGACACAATGAGGAACGGTTGCCCACTGTCACACACCATGTGTAGCCCTGTCAATCCACAGCAG AGTGGTGGTTCCCTGGACCACAGAGGAACCACTGAAACTAGCAAACTGTTCACTTCAG GCACCAAATCCCTGCCGCAGAagagaggtagaaacacagacttggaggagagaacgagaggggaGGAAATGGCCAATAAGAAACTGCGTCCGGAGGACTATAGGCCAGACTCAGGCCCAGCCCCTATCTGTACCAGTCACCCACCCTATGGAACAGCCAG cccatCCTACCTGAAGAAGGTCTTCATGAAAAACAGTCTGAACTCAGGTCCTATTCTGAGTTTGAAGGAGCGTCTCACCCCTAAGaagacggagggagggatggcGAGAGGGATGGACATTGTCCCTACCTCTCCACTCCCCACACCCAAGCCTGCGAGGCAGCTCTTTAACAACCGAGGACAACCACCATGCAGGAACAGTGTGAGGGAGAATAGCAATCCTCAGTGTAGATACAGTGGAATGAATCACCAATCTGGCAACCCTCAATCTGTTTATAGTGGTAGTATCCAATCCGGTCACCCAGCGAACTTGCCTGTCAAAAGTGCTAGTAGAGGAGAATGCAGCAGAGGGAAAGAGGGCAGAGCAAGAGCGCcagagagtagaggaagagaacCGACAGGTCGCACCGACAGAAGAACCCCCAAACCTGTCTCGAGGTCTCACAGCTCATACTCCAACTGCTCTAGTTCTCTGCGCCATCTCGGATTGGCACAGAACCGAAACGTCACTCGCCCCCGGGGAACGTCGGCCTTGTTGGATGACCTGCACGACCTTTTCACTCCTGACCCCATAACCTCTAGCCTGTCTAAAGCAGCGATGACCTTTTCCCCCAGTCCCCAGAGAGGAGTCGGGTCGCCCTCTGTACACAAGGTTCTTGTGTCTGGTGTGTCGGCTACAGGCTGTGGTGCTTCTAAAAGACTGCGGCCCACCTCTGTAACAAGCCCCAGAGAAATCCCCCAAATCTCCCCCTCGGAGCGAATCTCTGGCCCCAATATCTTTCCCTGTAAGGTAGCGGCAGTGGACCCCTCTAAACTACTCCTGGGCCCTAACATCTACTCTCCCTCTTTTTTAAGGCTGGAGTCGTGCGGGACTGACTTGACTAAATTACAGACCGCCTCGTACAGGACCATCACCAGCACTTCCTCAGGGAAGCCCTCATCCCCTAAGGATGAGTCTGTTACGATGGAGGATGTCGCGTCCAAACTGAAAACGAGTCCTACTTTTCCCGCTGTGAGACTGTTTGCGGATAAGTCTGTTAAGACAGAGGCAGGAACCAGATCTCCTGGTATTCCTTCAGCAGGGTTGGAGTCACCTATGGATGAGCATGCCAACCTCAAGAATGAGTCTTCCGGCCTGAAAACTATCCCCCTCTCAGCCTCCGCAAAGACCTTGTGTAAGGACGAGTCGTTTAACATGGAGACTGCAGTCTTCAAAGCCAGCACcagctctcccttccttccttctcccaCCTCACGACTGGACCGAAAAGGAGAGGGTGaaaagaggaaggaaggagaccAGAAGAGTTTATCATTCCTTGAGGAAGGAGAAAAAAGAAGCAAGATAGATAATCCCCAGAAAAGTCTAACATTTCTGGAGGAGGACCCTCTGGATGTGGAGCTGGGCCTAGGCCTCGACCTGGGGCTAGAGTTGGAGCTATCCcaggccagcagcagcagcagcagtgaggACGAGCTGCCATCCCTGCAGCAGATCCTGGACCGTACCGCCCGGCCCCCAGACACCCCAGAGAAAGGAACCTTCACTGCACCCAGCACCCCTGTTGGGCCCCGACACCACAGCCAGCTG CCTGTGACGTCTAAAGCCAAACCCACGAGTTACAGGAACAACCTGGACGAGATGCTGAAGGAAAAAGAGAGCATTCAAAG GTCTAAGGAGATGGAGACCAAGCTGCGTCTGTCCTGTGAGGAGAACCTGCTGAGActagcggaggaggaggaggaggatgagagcacAGAGAACATGGAGACAGCCATCTCCCACCAGCAGAG GGAGTTCCTGCAGCGTTTCTCGGTGGTGTCCAGTGCCATCCGGGACCTGCACCCCGGCGAAGCGATGTTCAGCCTGGACAACTTTGGCCGTCTTTTCAATCAACACACACTGCAGCTGAGACACTGTAACGTCTCCCCTCGAGACACCGCACAGAAAACACTACTCTG GTCCACTCCAGACCAGTTCAGGTCCCATGTCAGTTCCGAGCTGATCCAGAGAGCCTACCGCTCCTCCCCCTGCCCACCCCAGGTGGCCCGTTGGCTCTTCCAG ATGGTGTCAGTCCACTCAGACAAGCTGACCTGTCATCAGGTACTAAAGGCCCTCAAAGATATTGCCTGCTCCGCTGCTGAACACATGATGCTGAATAAGAATGAGCGCTTTGAGGTGTGGGTGCCCAGTGTTGGAGACGTGACCCTGGTCTTCATGAACATGGGGGTTCCCTTCGTCACCCTGTTCCCCCTGGAGAACCTACAACCCTCCTTCACCGAGGGAGACCTGCT agAGGGCTTACAGATCAGCACAGAGAGCCTGTCCAGTAAGAAGGAGATCAGCACTTTCCCTGAACACAACTTTGATAGCGTCATCAAGTACCTGTCTCAGTGTACGTCGTTGTGCCCGCGGGCCTACAGTGACGGAGAATTGTTGTTACTCCTGACGGTGGTGAGCAGAGTGGGCTTGGACACGCAGCTCACCCTCCAGCCCACTGAGCACCTCCGCTCCCTACTGCGCAACCTGATCAGCAGCATCAGGGACTGGGACATCATG CTGCCCAGGATCTGCATGTCGCTGATTGACCTGAGTGATAACCACCACAACCTGCGCTGGTTGGTCCAGCTACTGCCAGACAACATTCGCGGCAAGCAACTCAGGAGACACCTCAGTTTGTCGGCCATCTCCAAGCTGCTGAACATCAGATGCACTTACAGGCCCTCCAACACAGAGTTCCAGCTGTCAGACCTGCGTCGGTACCTCCCCCGCATGCGCCCATCCTCACTCCTCAGGGGCCTGGCCACCTCCTTCAGAAGGAGTCAAaacccacacagagagagggaagaggaggaagaggactgtGCCTCTCTGGACCAGCAG GCTTACTACCTCTGCTACAGCCTCCTGGCCCTGGCTAATGAAGCCACCAACTTTGAGTTCTTCCCTCCGGAGCAGAAGAaccagttgttgttgctatgtGCTGAGCTGGAGAAACACATCAAGTGTGACATCAGGGAGAGTGAGAAGATGCTGTACAGAAGCAAG gtGAAGGACTTTGTAGCCAGGATCTACACCAAGTGGCAAGTGCTGGTCCAGAGAACCAGGCCTCTCCAG GGTaaactgtatgactactggcaGCCTCTGCCTGAGGACGCAGTGAGCAGCAGCCAGGAGAGCAAACACTCccaaagggagagagaagaggagagagaggatgaggagacagTCATGGAGTTGGAGGGAGAAGTGGTGGAAGGAGAAGACGAGAAGAGGATTGCAGAAAATGCTTTGGCCATGGAGGATGAA